A genome region from Ralstonia solanacearum K60 includes the following:
- a CDS encoding GtrA family protein has translation MTRAPAAVRQAFLSRHFLLFLLTGGIAAAVNWGSRIAYNLWMPYSAAIVVAYVTGMITAFVLAKLFVFTQSTQSTARSIFFFTLVNLVAVLQTWGVSVGLAYYVFPRLGLDWHARDLAHLIGVAVPVFTSYLGHKRWSFKH, from the coding sequence GTGACGCGGGCACCGGCAGCCGTCAGGCAGGCCTTCCTGTCGCGGCATTTCCTGCTGTTCCTGCTGACCGGCGGCATTGCCGCCGCGGTCAATTGGGGGAGCCGGATCGCCTACAACCTGTGGATGCCCTACTCCGCCGCGATCGTCGTCGCCTATGTCACGGGGATGATCACGGCGTTTGTGCTGGCGAAGCTGTTCGTCTTCACCCAGAGCACGCAGTCCACCGCGCGATCGATCTTCTTCTTCACGCTGGTGAACCTGGTGGCCGTGCTGCAGACGTGGGGCGTGAGCGTCGGCCTCGCCTATTACGTGTTTCCCCGGCTGGGCCTGGATTGGCATGCGCGGGACCTCGCGCATCTGATCGGTGTGGCGGTGCCGGTGTTCACGAGCTACCTCGGGCACAAGCGATGGAGTTTCAAGCACTAG
- a CDS encoding SDR family oxidoreductase — MKNILIVGATSAIALACARQWATEGARFFLVARNGERLKQVADDLSARGAQFAGRHQLDINSLEHHADMLEQCVGALGTIDIVLVAPGTLPDQAACQADPAVAVREFNTNATSVIALLTRIANTLEAQRRGALAVISSVAADRGRPSNYLYGSAKAALSAFCEGLNARLFKAGVHVLTIKPGFVSTPMTAGLPLPGPLVASPEKVASDIVRAIGKRKDTLYTPWFWSIIMLIIRSVPKPVFKRTSL, encoded by the coding sequence ATGAAGAACATCCTGATCGTCGGCGCAACCTCCGCCATCGCGCTCGCCTGTGCGCGGCAATGGGCCACGGAAGGCGCCCGCTTTTTCCTGGTGGCACGCAACGGCGAGCGCCTCAAGCAGGTCGCCGATGACCTGAGCGCGCGCGGCGCGCAGTTCGCCGGCCGCCACCAGCTCGACATCAACAGCCTGGAGCATCACGCGGACATGCTTGAACAATGCGTCGGCGCGCTGGGCACGATCGATATCGTCCTGGTCGCGCCCGGGACGCTGCCGGACCAGGCGGCCTGCCAGGCGGACCCGGCTGTCGCGGTACGCGAGTTCAACACCAACGCCACCTCCGTCATCGCCCTGCTGACGCGCATCGCCAACACGCTCGAGGCGCAGCGGCGCGGCGCGCTGGCGGTCATTTCGTCGGTGGCGGCGGACCGCGGCCGCCCCTCCAACTATCTGTACGGCAGCGCGAAGGCCGCTCTCTCCGCCTTCTGCGAAGGACTGAACGCGCGCCTGTTCAAGGCCGGCGTGCACGTCCTGACGATCAAGCCGGGCTTCGTCTCGACGCCGATGACCGCGGGGCTGCCGCTGCCCGGTCCGCTCGTCGCATCCCCCGAGAAGGTTGCCAGCGACATCGTGCGCGCCATCGGCAAGCGCAAGGACACGCTGTACACGCCCTGGTTCTGGTCGATCATCATGCTGATCATCCGGTCGGTGCCGAAGCCTGTTTTCAAGCGGACCTCGCTGTAA
- a CDS encoding NAD-dependent epimerase/dehydratase family protein: MNPTRIVLPGGAGLVGQNLVARLKARGYTNLVVLDKHKANLEILRSVHPDVTAVFADLAEPGDWARHFEGADAVVMLQAQIGAPTREPFVRNNIDSTRHVLEVIKRHGIPHTVHISSSVVKSVGEDWYTETKREQEQMVLASGIPCVVLRPTLMFGWFDRKHLGWLSRFMQRVPVFPIPGSGRYMRQPLYVGDFCNVIISCIDSRIQGQTFDITGLERVDYIDIIRQIKRVTRARCAIVRIPYSLFYVLLKIYALFSKNPPFTADQLKALTAGDEFEVIDWEGIFAIRATPFAKAMEETFNDPAYSHIALEF, translated from the coding sequence ATGAACCCAACCCGCATTGTTCTTCCAGGTGGCGCCGGCCTCGTCGGCCAGAATCTCGTGGCGCGACTCAAAGCGCGCGGCTATACCAATCTCGTCGTGCTCGACAAGCACAAGGCCAATCTCGAGATCCTGCGCTCGGTCCATCCGGATGTCACCGCCGTGTTTGCCGATCTCGCCGAACCGGGCGACTGGGCGCGGCATTTCGAAGGGGCCGACGCGGTCGTCATGCTGCAAGCCCAGATCGGCGCGCCGACACGCGAGCCCTTCGTGCGCAACAACATCGATTCGACCCGCCATGTGCTCGAGGTGATCAAGCGGCACGGCATACCGCATACCGTCCATATCAGCTCGTCCGTCGTCAAATCGGTCGGCGAAGACTGGTACACCGAGACGAAGCGCGAACAGGAACAGATGGTGCTCGCCTCGGGCATCCCCTGCGTCGTGCTGCGGCCGACGCTCATGTTCGGCTGGTTCGACCGCAAGCACCTGGGCTGGCTGTCGCGCTTCATGCAGCGGGTTCCGGTGTTTCCGATTCCGGGCAGCGGGCGCTACATGCGCCAGCCGCTTTACGTCGGCGACTTCTGCAACGTGATCATCAGTTGCATCGACTCGCGGATCCAGGGGCAGACCTTCGACATCACCGGCCTGGAGCGCGTCGATTACATCGACATCATCCGGCAGATCAAGCGCGTGACCCGCGCACGCTGCGCGATCGTGCGCATCCCTTACAGCCTGTTCTATGTCCTGCTGAAGATCTATGCCCTCTTCAGCAAGAATCCTCCGTTCACGGCGGACCAGCTCAAGGCGCTGACCGCCGGCGACGAATTCGAAGTAATCGACTGGGAAGGCATCTTCGCGATCCGCGCGACGCCGTTTGCCAAGGCGATGGAAGAAACGTTCAACGATCCGGCCTACAGCCACATCGCACTGGAATTCTGA
- a CDS encoding UbiA family prenyltransferase, with translation MSSTPLVVDLDGTLIRSDILVESGFAYLKSAPHRFYEPLLWLAHGGKPTLKARLANATDLDVTILPYDEAVLEWLRAERAAGRTLVLATASHERYAQAIAAHLGLFDKTFATDDHVNLSARNKRDRLVAEYGEKGFDYAGNSHDDVIVWQAAERAYVVNPHRGVERAACKIGNVERVIASRPAPFKTWSKSLRLHQWLKNLLIFVPLLAGHLLDSPKQVLAALLAFLTFGLCASSVYLLNDLLDLEDDRHHPVKRKRPFASGALPLVWGGAMFPMLLVAAFLMAWLFLPWRFAAVLLGYYGLTLAYSAFLKRRVMVDVVVLAALYTIRIIAGAAAVGAHLTFWLLAFSMFIFLSLALVKRYAELHATKARGLLKTRGRGYEASDLPLISSLGSAAGYLAVLVLALYIQDAKTASLYRHPQAIWLACPLLLYWISRTWIIAHRGQMHDDPIVFAIRDRVSLAIVALCGFVFWAAI, from the coding sequence ATGTCCAGCACCCCCCTGGTTGTCGATCTCGATGGCACGTTAATTCGTTCGGACATCTTGGTCGAATCCGGTTTCGCGTACCTGAAATCGGCGCCTCACCGGTTTTACGAACCGCTACTGTGGCTGGCGCACGGAGGCAAACCCACCCTGAAAGCGCGCCTGGCGAATGCAACGGACCTCGACGTCACCATCCTGCCCTACGACGAAGCCGTCCTCGAATGGCTGCGCGCCGAACGGGCCGCGGGCCGCACGCTGGTGCTCGCCACGGCCAGCCATGAGCGCTACGCACAGGCGATTGCCGCGCATCTGGGACTGTTCGACAAGACATTCGCCACCGACGACCATGTCAATCTGTCCGCCCGCAACAAGCGGGACCGGCTCGTGGCCGAATATGGCGAAAAGGGTTTCGACTACGCGGGCAACTCCCATGACGATGTCATCGTGTGGCAAGCGGCTGAACGCGCCTACGTGGTGAACCCCCATCGCGGCGTGGAACGCGCGGCGTGCAAGATCGGCAACGTCGAGCGCGTGATCGCCTCACGCCCCGCGCCCTTCAAGACCTGGAGCAAGTCGCTGCGGCTGCATCAGTGGCTGAAGAATCTGCTCATCTTCGTGCCATTGCTGGCCGGCCATCTGTTGGATTCGCCGAAACAGGTGCTGGCCGCGCTGCTGGCGTTCCTGACGTTCGGGCTGTGTGCGTCGAGTGTCTACCTGCTCAATGACCTGCTGGATCTCGAAGACGACCGCCATCATCCGGTCAAGCGCAAACGGCCGTTTGCGTCGGGCGCGCTTCCGCTGGTGTGGGGCGGCGCGATGTTCCCCATGCTGCTCGTCGCGGCGTTCCTGATGGCTTGGCTGTTCCTGCCATGGCGGTTCGCCGCCGTGCTGCTGGGCTATTACGGACTCACGCTCGCGTATTCGGCCTTCCTCAAGCGCCGCGTCATGGTCGATGTCGTGGTGCTCGCCGCGCTCTACACCATCCGCATCATCGCCGGCGCGGCTGCCGTGGGGGCACACCTCACGTTCTGGCTGCTCGCTTTCTCGATGTTCATCTTCCTGAGCCTGGCACTCGTCAAGCGCTATGCGGAATTGCATGCCACGAAAGCGCGCGGGCTGCTCAAGACACGCGGCCGAGGCTATGAGGCGAGCGATCTGCCGCTGATCTCGTCGCTGGGCTCGGCGGCGGGCTACCTGGCCGTGCTGGTGCTGGCGCTGTATATCCAGGATGCAAAAACGGCGAGCCTCTACCGGCACCCGCAGGCGATCTGGCTCGCCTGCCCGCTGCTGCTGTACTGGATCAGCCGGACGTGGATCATCGCGCACCGCGGCCAGATGCATGACGACCCCATCGTGTTCGCCATACGCGACCGGGTGAGCCTTGCCATCGTCGCGCTGTGCGGCTTTGTCTTCTGGGCGGCGATCTGA
- a CDS encoding FAD-binding oxidoreductase, which translates to MATVQSWGRYPYTPQQAHAIAWRDALDAAWLAARNGHGTTLAFGNGRSYGDSCLAASGHVLLTRPLDRLIAADWARGILCAEPGATLEQVLQIAIPRGWMLPVTPGTKYATLGGAIANDVHGKNHHVRGTFGRHVRRFGLARSDGTQCECAPDSHAELFAATIGGLGLTGLITWAEIQLMPIRSSLVDVTSIRFGNLDEFFALSERLDPLHEYSVAWVDCQSTGAALGRGVFMVGDHAADGPLTVDQRAKRTVPFTLPVPLFNRLTLGGFNALYFRGRRGGEVRSRVSYDRYFYPLDSLLEWNRIYGRAGFQQHQSVIPPQAARDAIRAILGAIAASGTGSFLAVLKRCGNVASPGLLSFPMEGTSLALDFPQREASNARLFARIDAIVREAGGRMYPAKDAHMSGADFRAAYPQWQQLEALRDPALLSRFWERTTRT; encoded by the coding sequence ATGGCGACCGTTCAATCATGGGGCCGCTACCCGTACACGCCGCAGCAAGCGCATGCAATCGCGTGGCGCGACGCGCTGGATGCGGCTTGGCTTGCCGCAAGGAACGGGCACGGCACGACGCTCGCGTTCGGCAACGGGCGCAGCTATGGCGACAGTTGCCTGGCAGCATCCGGCCATGTCCTGCTGACACGGCCGCTCGACCGCCTGATCGCCGCCGACTGGGCACGCGGCATCCTGTGCGCGGAGCCCGGCGCGACGCTCGAACAGGTGCTGCAGATCGCGATCCCGCGCGGCTGGATGCTGCCGGTGACGCCGGGCACCAAGTACGCCACGCTCGGCGGCGCCATCGCCAATGACGTCCACGGCAAAAACCACCATGTCCGCGGCACGTTCGGGCGGCATGTGCGCCGCTTCGGCCTTGCCCGCAGCGACGGCACGCAATGCGAATGCGCCCCGGACAGCCACGCCGAACTGTTCGCCGCGACGATCGGGGGACTTGGGCTGACCGGTCTCATCACGTGGGCCGAGATCCAGCTGATGCCGATCCGCTCGAGCCTGGTCGACGTGACCAGCATCCGCTTCGGCAACCTCGACGAATTCTTCGCGCTCTCCGAGCGCCTCGATCCGCTGCACGAATACAGCGTGGCCTGGGTGGACTGCCAGAGCACGGGCGCCGCGCTCGGGCGCGGGGTGTTCATGGTGGGCGACCATGCCGCCGACGGCCCGCTCACCGTCGATCAGCGGGCCAAGCGCACCGTTCCGTTCACGCTGCCCGTCCCGCTGTTCAACCGCCTCACGCTGGGCGGCTTCAATGCGCTCTATTTCCGGGGCAGACGCGGCGGCGAAGTCCGCTCCCGGGTGAGCTACGACCGCTATTTCTATCCGCTCGACAGCCTGCTCGAGTGGAACCGCATCTATGGCCGGGCGGGCTTTCAGCAACACCAGTCCGTGATCCCCCCGCAGGCGGCGCGGGACGCGATACGCGCGATTCTCGGCGCCATCGCGGCCAGCGGCACCGGCTCGTTCCTGGCCGTGCTCAAGCGCTGCGGCAACGTGGCCTCGCCCGGCCTGCTGTCCTTTCCGATGGAAGGGACGTCGCTCGCCCTCGACTTTCCGCAGCGCGAGGCATCGAACGCGCGCCTGTTCGCGCGGATCGATGCGATCGTGCGGGAGGCGGGCGGGCGCATGTATCCGGCCAAGGATGCACACATGTCCGGCGCGGATTTCCGTGCCGCCTATCCGCAATGGCAGCAACTCGAAGCGCTCCGGGATCCCGCCCTGCTGTCGCGCTTCTGGGAACGAACCACTCGAACATGA
- a CDS encoding efflux transporter outer membrane subunit, with protein MRTSTLLMLSAAATAAAALGGCAVGPDFKAPAPPAASGYTAQPLPAATASAPVPGGEAQRLAEANVPADWWHLFQSPALDALVDEALRASPTVAQATARLRQAQAEAEAQFGAVLPSVDGTVSAVRQQVNPEAFGFSTPKPGPFTLYSASLSVSYALDLFGGVRRALEASRAQVDTQRYELEAARLSLAGNVVTAVVRVASLDAQIATTQRLLAAQRDQLAITERRFGAGGVARVEVLSQRTLLAQTEATLPPLAQQAAQARHRLSVLLGREPGAGLPDLPALDALRLPDPLPVSLPSTLAQRRPDIRAAEAMWHEASANVGVVTANLFPRITLSAGLGSETTGFRNLLGAGSSIWNLGGSLTQPLFHGGTLRARKREAEAAYDAAGAAYRQAVLLGLQEVADALHAVHNDARALQARALATDQATQALRAEQARYAAGGISTLALLDAQRQVDQAMLQQVQSRADRLLDSAALMQALGGGW; from the coding sequence ATGCGTACATCGACATTGCTGATGCTGTCCGCCGCTGCTACTGCCGCTGCCGCACTGGGCGGCTGCGCCGTCGGCCCGGATTTCAAGGCGCCGGCGCCGCCGGCCGCATCCGGCTACACCGCGCAGCCGCTGCCGGCCGCGACCGCCTCGGCCCCCGTGCCCGGCGGCGAGGCGCAGCGTCTGGCCGAGGCCAATGTGCCGGCGGACTGGTGGCACCTGTTCCAGTCGCCGGCGCTGGATGCGCTGGTGGACGAAGCGCTGCGCGCCAGCCCCACCGTGGCGCAGGCCACCGCGCGCCTGCGCCAGGCCCAGGCGGAGGCCGAGGCGCAGTTCGGCGCGGTGCTGCCGTCGGTGGACGGCACGGTCTCGGCGGTGCGCCAGCAGGTCAATCCGGAGGCGTTCGGCTTCAGCACGCCCAAGCCGGGGCCCTTTACGCTGTATTCGGCGTCGCTGTCGGTGTCGTACGCGCTGGACCTGTTCGGCGGCGTACGGCGGGCGCTGGAGGCCTCGCGCGCGCAGGTCGATACGCAGCGCTACGAGCTGGAGGCGGCGCGGCTGTCGCTGGCCGGCAATGTGGTGACGGCCGTGGTGCGCGTGGCCTCGCTGGATGCGCAGATCGCCACCACGCAGCGCCTGCTGGCCGCGCAGCGCGATCAGTTGGCCATCACCGAACGGCGCTTCGGCGCGGGCGGCGTCGCCCGGGTGGAGGTGCTGTCGCAGCGCACGCTGCTCGCGCAGACGGAGGCCACCTTGCCGCCGCTCGCGCAACAGGCAGCCCAGGCGCGGCACCGGCTGTCGGTGCTGCTGGGCCGCGAGCCGGGCGCGGGGCTGCCGGACCTGCCGGCGCTCGACGCGCTGCGGCTGCCCGATCCGCTGCCGGTGTCGCTGCCGTCCACGCTGGCCCAGCGCCGCCCCGACATCCGCGCCGCCGAGGCCATGTGGCACGAGGCCAGCGCCAATGTGGGCGTGGTCACCGCCAACCTGTTCCCGCGCATTACGCTGTCCGCCGGATTGGGTTCGGAAACCACGGGCTTTCGCAACCTGCTCGGCGCGGGGTCGAGCATCTGGAACCTGGGCGGCTCGCTGACGCAGCCGCTGTTCCACGGCGGTACGCTGCGCGCCCGCAAGCGCGAGGCCGAGGCGGCCTACGACGCGGCCGGTGCGGCTTATCGGCAGGCGGTGCTGCTGGGGCTGCAGGAAGTCGCCGACGCGCTGCATGCCGTGCACAACGACGCGCGCGCATTGCAGGCCCGCGCCCTGGCCACCGACCAGGCCACGCAGGCCCTGCGCGCCGAGCAGGCCCGTTACGCCGCGGGCGGCATCAGCACGCTCGCGTTGCTCGATGCCCAGCGCCAGGTCGACCAGGCGATGCTGCAGCAGGTGCAGAGCCGCGCGGACCGGCTGCTGGATTCCGCTGCGCTGATGCAGGCGCTGGGTGGCGGGTGGTAG
- a CDS encoding NAD(P)/FAD-dependent oxidoreductase gives MSTERIAVLGAGPMGLGAAYQLVKDGRKPVIFEADDRVGGMAACFDFGGLPIERYYHFHAISDHAFLEVLRELGIEDKMQWRETKMGYFYQGRVQPWGNPVALLKFKGLSLSAKIRYGLHAFLSTKRRDWKPLDRVEASGWIRRWIGEEAWEVLWRRLFDYKFYDYAYNLSAAWIWSRIRRIGRSRYNLFREKLGYLEGGSDTLLEGMRRYIEANGGEFRLGTPVQKVVIEGGAVTGIETRDGVEAFDKVISTIPLPYVPRVMPDLPAGILEAFRSVKNIAVVCVIAKLKKPVTENFWLNTNDPDMDIPGIVEYTNLRPLDQHIVYVPFYMPGEHPKYQEGDAVFIDKVKHYLMKINPELAADDFIDVRASRYRFAQPICEPGYLDRLPPIQLPVRGLLVADTSYYYPEDRGISESIGLSRKMARML, from the coding sequence ATGAGTACGGAACGCATTGCAGTGCTGGGCGCGGGGCCGATGGGTCTCGGCGCGGCCTATCAGCTCGTCAAGGACGGGCGCAAGCCCGTGATCTTCGAGGCCGACGACAGGGTGGGCGGCATGGCGGCCTGCTTCGATTTCGGCGGGCTCCCGATCGAGCGGTACTACCACTTCCACGCGATTTCCGATCACGCCTTCCTGGAGGTGCTGCGGGAACTCGGCATCGAAGACAAGATGCAGTGGCGCGAGACGAAGATGGGCTACTTCTACCAGGGCCGCGTGCAGCCCTGGGGCAACCCCGTCGCGCTGCTGAAGTTCAAGGGGCTGAGCCTGTCGGCCAAGATCCGCTACGGGCTGCACGCGTTCCTGTCGACCAAGCGCCGCGACTGGAAGCCGCTGGACCGCGTCGAAGCCTCGGGCTGGATCCGCCGCTGGATCGGCGAGGAGGCCTGGGAAGTGCTGTGGCGGCGCCTCTTCGACTACAAGTTCTACGACTACGCGTACAACCTGTCCGCGGCGTGGATCTGGAGCCGGATCCGCCGCATCGGCCGCTCGCGCTACAACCTCTTCCGGGAGAAGCTCGGCTATCTCGAAGGCGGCTCCGACACGCTGCTCGAAGGCATGCGCCGCTACATCGAAGCGAACGGCGGCGAATTCCGGCTCGGCACGCCCGTGCAGAAAGTCGTGATCGAGGGCGGCGCGGTCACCGGCATCGAGACCCGGGATGGCGTCGAAGCGTTCGACAAGGTGATCAGCACGATTCCGCTGCCCTACGTGCCCAGGGTCATGCCCGACCTGCCGGCCGGCATCCTGGAGGCGTTCCGCAGCGTGAAGAACATCGCGGTCGTCTGCGTGATCGCCAAGCTGAAGAAGCCCGTCACCGAGAACTTCTGGCTGAACACGAACGATCCGGACATGGACATCCCCGGTATCGTCGAATACACCAACCTGCGGCCGCTCGATCAGCACATCGTCTACGTGCCGTTCTACATGCCGGGCGAACATCCGAAATACCAGGAGGGCGACGCTGTCTTCATCGACAAGGTGAAGCACTACCTGATGAAGATCAATCCGGAACTGGCGGCGGACGATTTCATCGACGTGCGCGCCAGCCGGTACCGCTTTGCGCAGCCGATCTGCGAGCCCGGCTACCTCGACCGCCTGCCGCCGATCCAGTTGCCGGTCCGGGGCTTGCTGGTGGCGGACACGTCGTATTACTACCCCGAAGACCGGGGCATCTCCGAAAGCATCGGACTGTCGCGCAAGATGGCGAGGATGCTGTGA